GGATATTTACAAGATCAGTCTGCCGCAGTTCGAAGGCCCCTTCGACCTGCTGTTGTTCTTCATCGAGCGCGACGAGCTGGATATTTACGATATTCCCATCACGACGCTGACGAATGAATTCCTGGATTTCATCCATAAAATGGAGCAGCTCAACATCGAGCTGGCCAGTGAGTTCATCCTGTTCATTTCTACGCTGATGCGCATTAAAGCGAAGATGCTGTTGCCCCGTAAGGAGCTGGATGCGGCGGGGAACGAGATTGACCCGCGGCAGGAACTGGTGGACAAGATCCTGGAATATAAGCGCTTCAAGCAGGCGGCCATCGAGCTGGCCGAGAAAGAGGCAGACCGGATGCTGGCCATGAAGCGTGGCAATATCCAGAAAGAACTGGCGGAGATCGGGGAGCTGACGAGCGAGGGGTCCGAAGTGCAGACGCTGACGCTCTTCAAGCTGACGAAGACCTTCGAGAAGGTGATGCAGCGCGTGAAAGAACGGTCCAACAAGCCCCAGCACGTGGTGTACAAGTACGACTACACCATGGAAGGCAGCCGCGAATACATGATGGATCTGGCCCGCGCCGAGAAAACCATCGCGTTCGAGAAAATTTTCGATCACTGTAAAGACCGCGTGCATGCCATCTTCCTGTTCCTAGGGATGCTGGAGCTCGTACAGGCCAAATACCTCAGCATCATGGTAGGAGAGGGCCGCAACAATTTTATCATCGACTACGTAGATCCTTCCGACCGGCCGGAAGAAGAAGTCGTGGTTTTTGAAGATTAGTGAATATGGCTAGCAAGAAAGATCAGATAGAAGTATTGAACCTGTCGGAATATGCGCAGGAAGATACCCCGCAGGAATTCAGCGTGTCGCACCTTTGCAGCATCGCACCTGTGTTCCTTGAACACCAGGAAGCGCCCCACCGGCACGATTTCTATACCATCTACTGGATCAAAAAGGGTGAGCTGACCCATACCATCGATACGGTGACCCACACCGTGAAAAAGAACACCCTGTTTTTCCTCGCGCCCGGGCAGGTTCACCAGCTCAAATCTTCCGAAAAGATAGACGGCTATATGATCGCGTTCCATAACTGCATGATGTGCCCTGCCGGCACTTCCGATATGGATCCCATCAAGAACGGCCTTTTCGTGAACGACGCGTTCAGTTCCGTGGTGCATATCACCGACCCCGCCGTGGAAAAGGAAATCGACTGGCTGGTGCTCCGCATGGAAGAAGAAGTGAACGCCCGCCGCCCGAATTACGATTCCGCTTTCCGGAACCTGTTGCAGTATTTCCTCATCGTGGCGAGCCGCAACGCTCCTAAACCCGTTTCCCTATCACCTGAATACC
Above is a genomic segment from Chitinophaga pollutisoli containing:
- a CDS encoding segregation/condensation protein A → MSEQDIYKISLPQFEGPFDLLLFFIERDELDIYDIPITTLTNEFLDFIHKMEQLNIELASEFILFISTLMRIKAKMLLPRKELDAAGNEIDPRQELVDKILEYKRFKQAAIELAEKEADRMLAMKRGNIQKELAEIGELTSEGSEVQTLTLFKLTKTFEKVMQRVKERSNKPQHVVYKYDYTMEGSREYMMDLARAEKTIAFEKIFDHCKDRVHAIFLFLGMLELVQAKYLSIMVGEGRNNFIIDYVDPSDRPEEEVVVFED
- a CDS encoding helix-turn-helix domain-containing protein, giving the protein MASKKDQIEVLNLSEYAQEDTPQEFSVSHLCSIAPVFLEHQEAPHRHDFYTIYWIKKGELTHTIDTVTHTVKKNTLFFLAPGQVHQLKSSEKIDGYMIAFHNCMMCPAGTSDMDPIKNGLFVNDAFSSVVHITDPAVEKEIDWLVLRMEEEVNARRPNYDSAFRNLLQYFLIVASRNAPKPVSLSPEYQSKHNSALFMTFKGLIEQQYKELKNVSDYAALLHIKPVLLNEISKQLSGITAGEHIRNRVILEAQRYLFNTDLTAKEIAYTLGFEDPHYFSRFFKKYTNQTPSEFKELAKA